GCCTCGAAACCCGGCAGCCCGGCAGCCAGCCCGCGCAGTTCCGCCGCTGCCTCCCCCGCCAGCGCGGCACGCCAGTCGGTCGCCGACAGGCCGGCCAGCGCGGTGAGGCCGCCCGCCTGCCGCCGCACCTTGTCGGCGATACCGGCGCACAGGCTTTGCAGCGTGCCACCGGACGGGTAGAGCAGGCTGGGCGGCACATAGGCAGCGATGCGATAGGCCCCGTTGCGGTAGGCGATCTCCATCAGCGGCAGCCCGACGGAACGGTCAGCCGGCGGCGGCCCGGCGCACAGCGCCAGCGCCGGGGCAAGGCGCGTCAGCTCGATGGGATCGGCATCGGTATTCTCGTCCGGCACCGCGCGCTGCACCACGGGGACGAAGCGCGCGCCGCTGTCCGGTGCCACATCGCCGGCATGGCGGTGCGGCAGGGTGAGATAGAGGCGCAGGCTGCGCCCCTCCACCGCCGGCAGTACCGGCGCCAGATCAAGTGATAGCGAGACCGGTGACCCCACACCGTTCGAGTTGGGCCCATGCGACACCGCCGTGCCGTCCGGCAGGATTGCCTCCAGCACGGTGATGGCGATCTTCCCATCCGTGACGATGCCGCCATCGGCATCCGCCGAGCTTTCCAGCCGCACCACGCCCCAGGCGCAGGGCGCCAGCAGCCCGGCCTGATAGGCGACCAGCATCTCCTGCCGCAGCCCCTGCTGTTGCATATGCTGCGGGGCGAGCAGCATGCCTTCCCACCATTTCAGGGGCAGCGGGGGAATGGTCCGCGCCGAATCACTCATGCCGGCAGGTCCAGTGCAGTTACGGGTGTATTCATTCAGAAATACTACTTATACGAGTGTATGACCATAGGCTTTTCCACTCACTTTCCAGCACCAGCCGCTGACAGCGCGAAATCGGTGCGGTTCAGCGTCAGCAGCTCCCACGCGCTGGCCCCCAGCACGGCGAAGCCGGCCGCCGCCCCGTCATAGCCGACAGCGACAAGCCCGCTGGTAACCCGGAACTTCGCGGTAAGGGCGACCGGCCCATAGGCCTGCCCCGGCACCAGTTCCGCCCCGACCACCTTCAACGTCGAGGCATGCAGGGCGGCCATCTGCTGGCGCTGGGCGAACCAGGC
This region of Oceanibaculum indicum P24 genomic DNA includes:
- the tssK gene encoding type VI secretion system baseplate subunit TssK, giving the protein MSDSARTIPPLPLKWWEGMLLAPQHMQQQGLRQEMLVAYQAGLLAPCAWGVVRLESSADADGGIVTDGKIAITVLEAILPDGTAVSHGPNSNGVGSPVSLSLDLAPVLPAVEGRSLRLYLTLPHRHAGDVAPDSGARFVPVVQRAVPDENTDADPIELTRLAPALALCAGPPPADRSVGLPLMEIAYRNGAYRIAAYVPPSLLYPSGGTLQSLCAGIADKVRRQAGGLTALAGLSATDWRAALAGEAAAELRGLAAGLPGFEALVFGPPAHPYRLYLGLTALAGAVAAAVPGTLPPRFPAYDHMDALPCFQAVAGFIETTLAGLGGGWRAVPFETGAEGGFRLDIQPEWLAAGLVIGVLPPEGADIETAHRYMGACLIGSESRLQGLRKRRVLGAGRQRLPERDALSIARRPDMAVYRVQPEGEIAAGEALAIGIFQAEASVPPPAGIVLFLPPEKTG